ATTATCGCGGTCCGCCGATCCGCAACTACTACCGCGACGACTATCGTCCGCGTTGCTGGACCGAATGGCGCCGCGATGCCTATTATGGCGATCCGGTGCAGGTCCAGGTCTGCAACTAGGCACGATACGGCGTCGGGATCGTTCCCGGCGCCGTTTTTTTGTGGCGTGCGCAGGGGTGTTGCCGCTAACGCGCGGGGATGACCGAGACTCCAGAAACGCCGCAAGTCGAAGCCGTGCAGGGTGACACCCCGCCCGATCGCCTCTCGACCAACTATCGCAGCCCGTTCTTCCAGCAGGACCTGCTCGAGCGCGGCATCGGCATCCGCTTCAAAGGCGCGCAGCGCCACGACGTCGAGGAATATTGCATCTCGGAGGGCTGGATCCGCGTCGCGCTCGGCAAGAAGGTCGATCGCCACGGGAATCCGCTGACGCTCAAGCTGTCGGGCGATGTCGAGGCGTGGTTCGAGCGGCCGGCGGCAGACAAGGCCGACTAAACTCTTCCGTCACCCTGAACTCGTTTCAGGGTCCACTCGGCCCCGAGCGCTAGCGATCGTGGCGGGATGGATGCTGAAACAAGTTCAGCATGACGGAGCGCGGGCGGCGCGTTAGGCCGCCACCCCCTCCAGCGCCTCGCTAGCCTCGAGCCACTTCGCCTCGCTCGCGTCCAGCTTCACCTGGATTTCCGCGCGACGCTTGTTGAGGTCGCCCATCGACATCCGCGAGAAGCGCGGCTCGGCCTTGGCCGGATCGCTCATCGCCAGGTCGATCGCGGCGCATTCCTTGGTGAACTTGGCGGTCTGTTCCTCGACCTCGCGCAGCGCCTTGCGCAGCGCGGCGTCGTTGTTCTTCGCATCCGCCGCGGCCTTCTTGCCTGCCTTCTTGTCCGCCTTGGATGCGGCGTCACCCTTGCCCGCATCGCCCTTCAGCACGAACGCGATGTAATCGTCGAGGCTGCCGTCGAACTCCTTCGCGGTGCCGCCGTCGACCAGCACCAGCCGATCCGCGGTCAGTTCGAGCATGTGACGGTCATGGCTGACCAGCACCACCGCGCCGGTATAGGCGTTGAGCGCCTGCACCAAAGCCTCGCGCGCGTCGACGTCCAGATGGTTCGTCGGCTCGTCGAGGATCAGCATGTGCGGCGCGTCGCGCGTGATCAGCGCGAGCGCGAGGCGGGCGCGCTCGCCGCCCGACAGCTTGCCGACCTTGGTCGTCGCCTTGTCGCCCGAAAAGCCGAACCGGCCGAGCTGCGCGCGCACCGCGGCGGGCGTCGCGCCCTTCATCAGGTGCGCCATATGCTCGATCGGGGTGTCGTGCGGGTCGAGCTCCTCGACCTGATATTGGGTGAAATACCCGACCTTCATCTTGTTCGACGACGCCATCGCGCCGTCCATCGGCACCAGTTGCGCCGCGAGCAGCCGCGCCAGCGTGGTCTTGCCGTTGCCGTTGCGGCCGAGCAGCGCGACCCGGTCGTCGGGATCGAGCCGCATGTTGAGCCGCTTGAGGATCGGCACGTCGGCATAACCGACCGTCGCCATGTCGAGCGTGATCAGCGGCGGCCGCAGCTCGGTCGGGTTGGGGAAGCCGAACGACAGCGTCGGATCGTTGTAGCTCTCCGCGATCGGCTGCATCTTGGCGAGCATCTTCTGGCGCGACTGCGCCTGCTTCGCGGTCGAGGCGCGCGCGGAGTTCTTGGCGATGTACTCCTGCAGCTTCTCGCGCTGCACCGCCTGGTTGGCGCGGGCCGCCTCGATCTGCGCGAGCCGCTCGGCGCGCTGGCGCTCGAACGCGTCGTAGCCGCCGGGGTAAAGCGTGATCTTGCCGCCCTGCAGGTGCAGGATGTGGTCGACGACGTTGTTGAGGAAGTCGCGCTCGTGGCTGACCACGACGATCGTCGCCTTGTAGCCCTTGAGGAAGTCCTCGAGCCACATCACCGCTTCGAGATCGAGATGGTTCGACGGCTCGTCGAGCAGCAGCAGGTCGGGTTGCGAAAACAGCAACGCGGCGAGCGCGACGCGCATCTTCCAGCCGCCCGAGAAGCTGTCGAGCGTGCGCGCCTGCATCTCCTCGTCGAAGCCGAGGCCGAGCAGGATCTGCGCGGCGCGCGCCGGCGCGGTGTACGCGTCGATCGCGATGAGGCGCTCGTACACGTCGCCCAGCCGGTCGGGGTCCTCGCTCGTCTCGCTCTCGATCATCAGCGCGGCGCGCTCGAGGTCGGCCTCGAGCACGGTTTCGAACGGGGTCTTGGTGCCGTGCGGCGCTTCCTGCGCGAGATAGCCGATGCGCGACCCGCGCGGCATGTCGGCCGAGCCGTCGTCGGGCTCGAGCTGGCCCGCGATCACGCGCACCATCGTCGACTTGCCCGCGCCGTTGCGGCCGATCAGGCCGACGCGGCTGCCCGGCGGCAGCGCCGCGCTGGCGCCGTCGAGGATGACGCGGCCGCCCAGGCGCACCGTGATATTGTTCAGGTTCAGCATGCGCGCGCCGTTAGCAGATGCAGCACGGTTTTGCGAGGGCGGGTGTTTTTCCGTCATGCCGGACTTGTTCCGGCATCCATCGCGCCGCGTACCCCATGGCCGGTTGGTTTGCGGCGCCATGGACCCCGGAACAAGTCCGGGGTGACGAAAGGTCAGATCGGTGCGCTTTCCTCGCCGACGGTCGCAGCCTCGGCCCCCGTGTCCAGCACGCCCGGCTGATGCCCGCCGACATGCACGCGCACCCCGGCGAAATTGACGCGGACCAGCGCGGGTGCGGCTGCGGGCGCGGTCTTGCCGCGGTGGACCGTCACGCCGGCGACGGTCTCGTTGCCGCGGTGGACGGTGACGCCCTCGACCACGGTCGCGGCGGGCATCGCGGCGAGCGTCGGGGCGCCGGGCTCGAACCCGGCATAGGCCTGGCGGAAGGTCAGCGCGCGTTCCAGCCCGCCCTGCCAGCGATAGAAGATATGCGCGCCGATCGTCGTGATCCGCGACAGGCTCGACGCCCACCAGGGCAGGATGCTCGTCGTATGGAACGACGTCGCCGCGCCGACCGCGGCATAGACGCTGCCCGACAGCGCGGCCTCGGCGACGCCGCGCGCGCGCTCCCAGGCGCCGGGTTCGCGCGGGCGCAGCATCGATCCGTCGCAGGTGAAGCTGAACTGGCACCCAGTGCGCCGCTGCGATCCCTGATAGACCACGCCGCACACGGTGTTGGGAAAGGCGCGGTCGCGGACGCGGTTGAGCACGACCTGCGCGACCGCCCGCTGCCCATCGGTCGATTGCGACCGCGCCTCGTAATAGACCGCAGCGGTCAGGCAATCGGCGGCGCGCGCGGCATCGTCGGCGGTCCGCGGCGCGGCGAAGGCGGGGGCAGCGCCGGTCGCGAACGCGGCGCGGGTATCGCCGGCCGTCAGCGCCTTCATCGGAATATCGTCTGGGACGTTGAGCGCCATGCGGTGCAGCAGCGTGCGCGAATCGGGGACCGCCTGGATGCGCGATGCGGTGACGGGGTGATCGTCGGGGACGCAGCTGGTCGCGAGGACGAGCGCGGGGAGGCCGATCAGGCCGTGGATGTGCAGAGGGACATGCTTCGCCATGCTCGCGGGGGGTAGCGAGCAGGCGTTGTGGAGTGGTTAATGCGCGCCGAGGCCTTCCCCTATCCGTCATGCTGAACTCGTTTCAGCATCCACCTGGCCCCGTGCGTAATCGCCCCGGGACAGGTGGACCCTGAAACGAGTTCAGGGTGACGGAAGGGAGGAGGGGCGGGTCAGGTTAGTGGACGAACCGCGCGACGACGTCGCGGTACGAGCGGCTCACCTTCACGCTCGCGCCCGAGTTGAGCACGAGGAAGCATTCGCCGTTGGTATGCGGCTTTACCTGCTTCACCAGATCGAGGTTGACGATCGTCGAGCGGTGCACGCGCTGGAACCGGCGCGGGTCGAGTCGCTTTTCCAGGTCCTTCATTGTCTCGCGCAGGATCAGCGTGTTGTCGCCGGTGTAGATGCACATGTAATCGCCGGCGGCGTCGATCCGCTCGATCGTATCGACGTCGACGCGGAAGATTTGCCCGCGATCCTTGATGTTGATGAGCTTTTCGAAGCGGTTGGCCTGCACCGCGTCGCCGCCGTCCATGTCCGCGGCCGCATCGGGCGCGACGTCGGCGAGCACTTCGCGCAACCGGTCGACTTCCTCGACGCCGCGCTTCTCGTTCAGCCGCTGGCGCACGCGGTCGAGCGTATCGGCGAGGCGCGATTCCTCCACGGGCTTCATCAGATAATCGACCGCCTGCGCCTCGAACGCGCGCAGCGCATGGTCGCTATACGCGGTGACGAAGACGAACAGTGGCGGTTCGACCTCCATCAGCCCCTGGACGACCGAGAAGCCGTCGAACCCGGGCATCTGGATATCGAGGAAGACGAGGTCGGGCTTGTGCGTCTTGATCGCGCGGATGGCTTCGCGGCCGTTCGAGCATTTTTCGATGATCTCGACGTCGTCGTGCGCCTGCAGCCGGAGCTCCAGGCCCTGGATCGCCAGCGGCTCGTCGTCGACGAGGATGGTACGGATGGTCATGCGGCCTCTCTGTTCACGTCTTCGAGCTGGTAGGGAATCTCGATCTCGACCGAGAATCCGCCAGCAGGCGTGGAGCGCGTTTCAAAACGGTGGTCGGCCCCGAAGGACTGCACCAACCGATCCCGTATATTGGCGAGCCCCACGCCGGTTGAAAGGCTTGAACCGATCCTGCCCTCGATCAACCCCGGGCCGGTGTCGGATACGGCGATCTGCACGCGTTCCCCGGCGAGCCGCACGCGGACGCGGATTTCGGCGCCTTCTTCCTGCGGCGTGACGGCGTATTTGATCGCGTTCTCGACCAGCGGCTGCAGCAGCAGCGAGGGCAGGCGGGCGCGTTCGGCGCGGGGGTCGATGTCGAATTCGGGGCGCATCCGGTCCTCGAACCGCATCTTCTCGATCTCGAGATACAGTTTTAGCTGGTCGATCTCCTGCGCCACCGTGACGTGCGCGGTCGGCTCGTTGGCGAGCGTGTAGCGCAGGAACGACGACAGCCGGCTCAGCATCGCGTTGGCGCGCTCGGTCTGCTTGAGCAGCACCAGCGTCGAGATCGAGTTGAGCGTGTTGAACAGGAAATGCGGGTTCAGCTGGTAGCGCAGCATCGCCAGCTGCGCCGACGACGCCTGCGATTCGAGATGCTGCATCTGGTCAATCTGGTCTTCGACGATCAGGTAGAAGTTGATCCCGAAATACAGCGCCGACCAGCCGGCGAGCGTCACGAAATTGAGGAACACGAACCCCAGCAGCAGCGTGATCGTGATGCCCGGATTGCTCGTCTTGATGAACGAGAAGGCGAACGCGTCGAGGATGACGTACAGGAACGTCGCTGCCGCCAGCGTCGCGACCGTCAGGAACAGCCCGATGACGCGGGGAAGGCCGCGGTAATAGCCATAGAGCGTCGAGAGCAGCAGCGTGATGCAATAGCCGATGATCGATTCGATGATCACCGGGATGATCACGTCGAGCGTCAGCCCGTTCGACACCGACGACACGCCGCGCAGGACGAGATAGCCGCTCCACCCGACCGCCTGCAGCGTCCAGAACGCCCGGCTCTTGTTCTCGAAGAACGGCCGCGCGGTGAAGGGCAGGCGCCGGGCGGGCAGGCCGGGGGTGGCGGGAGCGGGTGAGGGAAGCATGGCCATTGTTGCCCGCGCTCTTACACGCGGGCGACGGTGGGTGCAAAACGGCGGAGTCCCCGTTCTCCCGCGAAGGCGGGAGAACGGGAGTCGCGAACGCCGCGCGGGTACGCTGGGCCCTCGGACCAAAGGTCCACTTGTTCCCGGCGCCGCATGGCTGCACAGCCTGCATAGTGACCCGCCTGCGCCACCTTTCGCCGCTTCACGCCCGGCTGCTGCTCGCGCTGTTCGCGGTGGCGATGCTGGCGCGTGCGCTGGTGCCGAGCGGGTGGATGCCGGTCGCGACCGCGGACGGCCTGCGATTCGTGCCGTGTTCGGGCACCGGTCCGATGCTCCCGCAGGCCAAGGCGCCGATGCATCACGCGATGCCCGGCATGGCGCACGAGATGGACCACGGGGACGCCGATCACGGCACGTCAGGCATCGACCACCCCTGCGCCTTCGCCGGGATCACGCCCGCGGTCGCCTCGCCTGCGCTTGCGCTCGCGCCGCCGCTGGCCTTCGTGCCGGCGCCGCCCGCCCCGATCCGCGTGCTCGTCGGCATCGGGCGCGGGCTCGCTGCACCGCCGCCGCCACAGACCGGACCGCCCGTCTTCGCCTGATCCGTTGCGCCGCCGCCTTAGACGGTGGGGCGCCCCGACCAGATCCGAAGGACATTCCATGCACAAGCATTTCGCGCTTCTCGGCGCGTCGATGCTCGTCCTCGCCGCGGCGCCTGCCACGGCGGAGGACGAGCGCGGGGCCGACATCGTCGTCACCGCCCGCAAATCCGTATCGCAAGACCAGCCCGCAACCCGCGCCAGCATCGACGCGGCGACCATCGCCGCCACCGTCAACGCGGTGAACGTCGAGGACACCCTCAAATACCTCCCCAGCCTGCTCGTCCGCAAACGCCATATCGGCGACACGCAGGCGCCGCTCGCGACGCGCACCAACGGCGTCGGTGCCAGCGCCCGCAGCCTGGTCTATGCCGATGGCGCGCTGCTCTCCGCGCTGATCGGCAACAACAATACCAACGCCTCGCCGCGCTGGGGGCTCGTCAGCCCGCAGGAGATCGCGCGGATCGACGTCCTCTACGGCCCCTATTCGGCGGCCTATCCGGGGAATGCGATCGGCGCGGTGGTCACCATCACGACCAGGCTGCCCGAACGGCTGGAGGCGACGATCACCGCCGGCACCAACCTCCAGACCTATGATCAGTACGGCACGCACGAGAAGCTCCCGGCTTATCAGCTCGGTGCGACGCTCGGTGACCGGTTCGGGCCGCTCGCGCTGTTCGGCAGCTACGACCACGTCACCAGCAACAGCCAGCCGGTGCTGTTCGTCACCGCCAGCCGCCCGGCAACGGCAAGCGGCGCAGGCACCCCGGTCACCGGCGGTTATGACGACGTCAACCGTACGGGCGCGCCGATCCGCGTGCTCGGCGCGAGCGGGATCGAGCACCAGCAGCAGGATCGCTTCAAGCTGAAGGCCGCGCTCGACGTCACCTCCGCGATCCGCCTGACCTATGTCGGCGGGCTGTTCCGCAACGATACCGACGCGGTGGCGCAGACCTATCTGCGCGACGCGGCGGGCACGCCGGTGTTCGCCGGGACCGTCAACAGCGACGGCCGCGCCTACACGCTCGCGCCCGCGGCGTTCTCCGGCGGCACCTATGCGTTCGACGAGCGTCATTGGAGCCACGCGCTGTCCGCGACCGGCATCGGCGCGGTCGACTGGCAGGTGATCGGCACGCTCTACGACTATGCGCACTCGGTCCAGCGTAGCCCGACCGTCGTTTTGCCCGCAGCGCACGGTGGCGGGGCGGGGACGATCACTCGGCTCGACGGCACCGGCTGGGCGACGCTCGACGCCAAGGCGAGCTTCGATGCGACGCCTGCGCACCGGATCGGACTTGGCGCGCATCTCGACCGGTTCGAACTGGCGAGCGACCGCTATGCCACCGACGACTGGATCTCGGGTCGCGAGGGGCAGCTGAATCTCGCCTCGCGCGGCAAGACGCGGACCGCGGCGCTGTGGGCGCAGGATGCGTGGCGCGTGGCGCAGGCGGTCACGCTGACGCTCGGCGGGCGCTACGAATGGTGGCGCGCCTATGACGGCAGCAATTTCTCGCTCGCCCCCGCGATCGCGGCTACGCAGCCCGTGCTGACCGCGGCGCGCTTCTCGCCCAAGGCGTCGCTGGCGTGGGACCCGAGCCCCGCCTGGACGCTGCGCGCGTCGTTCGGCACGGCGTGGCGCTTCCCGACGGTCGGCGAACTCTACCAGATCGTCACGACCCCGGTCGCCGCGGTTCCCAACCCCAACCTCAGGCCCGAACGCGCGCTGTCGGAGGAACTGAGCGCCGAGCATCACGACGAGCACGGCTCGCTGCGCGTGTCGCTGTTCAACGAGAGCATCCGCGACGCGCTGATTGCGCAGACCGGGCCGCTCAACGGCACGACGACGCTCGCCACCTTCGTCCAGAATGTCGGCCGCACCCGCGCCCGCGGCGTCGAGGCGGCGGTGCAGCGCGCGGACATCGTGCCGCGGTTCGACCTGACCGGCAGCGTCACCTATGCCGACGCGACGACGCGGGCCAACGCGGCCTTCCCCGCCTCGGTGGGCAAGCGCCTGCCGCAGGTCCCGCAGTGGAAGGCGACGCTGGTCGGCACCTGGCGCCCGGCGGACGGCGTGTCGCTGACCGCGGCGGGGCGCTATGCCAGCCGCTTCTACGGCACGCTCGACAACAGCGACGTGGTCGGGAACACCTATCAGGGCTTCTACAGATATCTCGTGGTCGACCTGCGCGCGCAGGTCCGGGTGGGCGAGCATTACACGCTGGGCCTGGGCGTCGATAATGTCGGCAACGACCGGTATTTCCTGTTCCATCCCTTCCCGCAGCGCAGTTTCCAGGCGGACCTCACATGGACATTGTGACGCGAGCGAAGGGCGCGGGCGCGTCCTGGTACAATGCGGTGTGGCGCTGGCATTTCTATGCGGGGCTGTTCTGCATGCCGTTCGTGCTGTGGCTGTCGGTCACCGGCACGATCTATCTGTGGAAGCCGCAGATAGAAGCGTGGCAGGAGCGCACCTATGACGCGCTGCCGATCGGGACGCGCGCACGGCCCGATCGTATCGTCGCCACCGCGCTCGCCGCGGTCCCCGGC
This sequence is a window from Sphingomonas ginsenosidivorax. Protein-coding genes within it:
- a CDS encoding sensor histidine kinase translates to MLPSPAPATPGLPARRLPFTARPFFENKSRAFWTLQAVGWSGYLVLRGVSSVSNGLTLDVIIPVIIESIIGYCITLLLSTLYGYYRGLPRVIGLFLTVATLAAATFLYVILDAFAFSFIKTSNPGITITLLLGFVFLNFVTLAGWSALYFGINFYLIVEDQIDQMQHLESQASSAQLAMLRYQLNPHFLFNTLNSISTLVLLKQTERANAMLSRLSSFLRYTLANEPTAHVTVAQEIDQLKLYLEIEKMRFEDRMRPEFDIDPRAERARLPSLLLQPLVENAIKYAVTPQEEGAEIRVRVRLAGERVQIAVSDTGPGLIEGRIGSSLSTGVGLANIRDRLVQSFGADHRFETRSTPAGGFSVEIEIPYQLEDVNREAA
- a CDS encoding TonB-dependent receptor; this encodes MHKHFALLGASMLVLAAAPATAEDERGADIVVTARKSVSQDQPATRASIDAATIAATVNAVNVEDTLKYLPSLLVRKRHIGDTQAPLATRTNGVGASARSLVYADGALLSALIGNNNTNASPRWGLVSPQEIARIDVLYGPYSAAYPGNAIGAVVTITTRLPERLEATITAGTNLQTYDQYGTHEKLPAYQLGATLGDRFGPLALFGSYDHVTSNSQPVLFVTASRPATASGAGTPVTGGYDDVNRTGAPIRVLGASGIEHQQQDRFKLKAALDVTSAIRLTYVGGLFRNDTDAVAQTYLRDAAGTPVFAGTVNSDGRAYTLAPAAFSGGTYAFDERHWSHALSATGIGAVDWQVIGTLYDYAHSVQRSPTVVLPAAHGGGAGTITRLDGTGWATLDAKASFDATPAHRIGLGAHLDRFELASDRYATDDWISGREGQLNLASRGKTRTAALWAQDAWRVAQAVTLTLGGRYEWWRAYDGSNFSLAPAIAATQPVLTAARFSPKASLAWDPSPAWTLRASFGTAWRFPTVGELYQIVTTPVAAVPNPNLRPERALSEELSAEHHDEHGSLRVSLFNESIRDALIAQTGPLNGTTTLATFVQNVGRTRARGVEAAVQRADIVPRFDLTGSVTYADATTRANAAFPASVGKRLPQVPQWKATLVGTWRPADGVSLTAAGRYASRFYGTLDNSDVVGNTYQGFYRYLVVDLRAQVRVGEHYTLGLGVDNVGNDRYFLFHPFPQRSFQADLTWTL
- a CDS encoding ABC-F family ATP-binding cassette domain-containing protein; translated protein: MLNLNNITVRLGGRVILDGASAALPPGSRVGLIGRNGAGKSTMVRVIAGQLEPDDGSADMPRGSRIGYLAQEAPHGTKTPFETVLEADLERAALMIESETSEDPDRLGDVYERLIAIDAYTAPARAAQILLGLGFDEEMQARTLDSFSGGWKMRVALAALLFSQPDLLLLDEPSNHLDLEAVMWLEDFLKGYKATIVVVSHERDFLNNVVDHILHLQGGKITLYPGGYDAFERQRAERLAQIEAARANQAVQREKLQEYIAKNSARASTAKQAQSRQKMLAKMQPIAESYNDPTLSFGFPNPTELRPPLITLDMATVGYADVPILKRLNMRLDPDDRVALLGRNGNGKTTLARLLAAQLVPMDGAMASSNKMKVGYFTQYQVEELDPHDTPIEHMAHLMKGATPAAVRAQLGRFGFSGDKATTKVGKLSGGERARLALALITRDAPHMLILDEPTNHLDVDAREALVQALNAYTGAVVLVSHDRHMLELTADRLVLVDGGTAKEFDGSLDDYIAFVLKGDAGKGDAASKADKKAGKKAAADAKNNDAALRKALREVEEQTAKFTKECAAIDLAMSDPAKAEPRFSRMSMGDLNKRRAEIQVKLDASEAKWLEASEALEGVAA
- a CDS encoding cell wall hydrolase, which encodes MAKHVPLHIHGLIGLPALVLATSCVPDDHPVTASRIQAVPDSRTLLHRMALNVPDDIPMKALTAGDTRAAFATGAAPAFAAPRTADDAARAADCLTAAVYYEARSQSTDGQRAVAQVVLNRVRDRAFPNTVCGVVYQGSQRRTGCQFSFTCDGSMLRPREPGAWERARGVAEAALSGSVYAAVGAATSFHTTSILPWWASSLSRITTIGAHIFYRWQGGLERALTFRQAYAGFEPGAPTLAAMPAATVVEGVTVHRGNETVAGVTVHRGKTAPAAAPALVRVNFAGVRVHVGGHQPGVLDTGAEAATVGEESAPI
- a CDS encoding DUF3297 family protein, which produces MTETPETPQVEAVQGDTPPDRLSTNYRSPFFQQDLLERGIGIRFKGAQRHDVEEYCISEGWIRVALGKKVDRHGNPLTLKLSGDVEAWFERPAADKAD
- a CDS encoding LytR/AlgR family response regulator transcription factor gives rise to the protein MTIRTILVDDEPLAIQGLELRLQAHDDVEIIEKCSNGREAIRAIKTHKPDLVFLDIQMPGFDGFSVVQGLMEVEPPLFVFVTAYSDHALRAFEAQAVDYLMKPVEESRLADTLDRVRQRLNEKRGVEEVDRLREVLADVAPDAAADMDGGDAVQANRFEKLINIKDRGQIFRVDVDTIERIDAAGDYMCIYTGDNTLILRETMKDLEKRLDPRRFQRVHRSTIVNLDLVKQVKPHTNGECFLVLNSGASVKVSRSYRDVVARFVH